The following are encoded in a window of Candidatus Cloacimonadota bacterium genomic DNA:
- a CDS encoding zinc-dependent metalloprotease → MKAKGLITFLFLFYFTIALFGQIINNELLLIEESGLVMTTQQIEPLSFYDNRSSVTRYQEVSLPIELTTPSEIVVGDRLVLNLFNEINYPAVIDHLELNRLGTFTVRARIEDCQMGYIIISTTEDRSLAIIYIPERNEYFTIISDPVTLSHYLLEINLAEADELVTAPPVTPPPLQESSRHEQERIRRSLEEVILTDPATIDVMVVYTPAAANWANTSGGGIYNVINGAMQNGQISLDNSNTLMSVDLVYAAEVDYQESGSASIDLIRLAASPDFNPWGDYVNGYYIPGYLDEVHIWRDIYGADLVALFALVDDVGGVGFLLQDRWGYPEIGFSLTRVQQASWTYTHVHEMGHNMGLHHHAEQNFQPGPTEWFNWSENTWSAGWRWTGNNNQRYCSVMTYTSGSYFPDGLDHARVAHFSNPLINYEGVPTGHATLGDNARTLRELRHIIAAYRPSMMIEIDTPIVSVEIIDGYIHLNWEAVSGSNSYKIYATDNPYQEDWGNEIAIVGSPGYVEIISEERKFYRVIASTEEAPVFDLIPDNTLSGDR, encoded by the coding sequence ATGAAAGCCAAAGGACTAATCACTTTCCTCTTTCTCTTCTACTTCACTATCGCTCTCTTTGGACAGATCATTAATAACGAGTTGTTACTGATAGAAGAGTCTGGTTTAGTAATGACTACTCAACAGATCGAGCCATTGTCCTTCTATGACAATAGATCTTCTGTGACCCGCTATCAAGAGGTATCATTGCCAATAGAGTTAACAACACCCTCCGAAATCGTTGTCGGGGACAGATTAGTGCTTAATCTATTTAATGAAATCAATTATCCTGCAGTTATTGATCATCTTGAACTCAACAGGTTAGGAACTTTTACGGTCAGAGCAAGGATCGAAGACTGCCAGATGGGTTATATCATTATATCTACTACAGAAGATAGAAGTTTAGCCATTATTTACATACCGGAAAGAAATGAATACTTCACGATCATTAGTGATCCCGTAACTCTTTCTCATTATCTGCTGGAGATCAATTTAGCAGAAGCAGATGAATTGGTTACGGCACCACCTGTTACCCCTCCACCTTTACAAGAGAGCAGCAGACATGAACAGGAACGGATCAGGAGATCTTTAGAAGAGGTTATTCTGACCGATCCGGCAACGATAGATGTAATGGTTGTTTATACACCAGCTGCTGCCAATTGGGCTAACACAAGCGGTGGAGGGATATATAATGTTATAAACGGCGCCATGCAAAACGGACAGATATCTTTAGATAATAGTAATACACTTATGAGTGTTGATCTTGTCTATGCAGCCGAGGTGGATTATCAAGAATCAGGATCCGCTTCAATTGACTTAATACGTTTAGCAGCATCGCCAGATTTTAACCCTTGGGGTGATTATGTGAATGGTTATTATATCCCCGGATATCTCGATGAAGTACATATCTGGCGAGATATCTATGGGGCTGATTTAGTTGCTTTGTTCGCTTTAGTAGATGATGTAGGTGGTGTCGGTTTCCTTTTACAAGATAGATGGGGTTATCCCGAGATAGGTTTCTCTTTGACTCGCGTGCAACAAGCATCGTGGACATATACCCATGTCCATGAAATGGGTCATAACATGGGTTTACATCATCATGCAGAGCAGAATTTTCAACCGGGTCCAACTGAATGGTTTAATTGGTCTGAAAACACTTGGTCTGCCGGCTGGAGGTGGACAGGTAATAACAACCAAAGATATTGTTCTGTAATGACCTATACCAGCGGTTCCTATTTCCCCGATGGTTTAGATCATGCCAGAGTAGCTCATTTCTCTAATCCTTTGATCAATTATGAAGGAGTTCCTACTGGACATGCTACACTGGGCGATAATGCCCGCACTTTAAGAGAACTCAGGCATATAATCGCTGCCTATCGACCTTCAATGATGATAGAGATAGATACACCAATAGTTTCCGTAGAGATTATTGATGGCTATATTCATCTAAATTGGGAAGCTGTTTCAGGGAGTAATTCCTATAAAATATATGCAACTGATAATCCTTATCAGGAAGATTGGGGGAATGAGATAGCTATTGTCGGATCACCAGGTTATGTTGAAATAATATCTGAAGAGAGAAAATTCTACCGGGTGATCGCATCTACTGAAGAAGCCCCTGTATTTGATCTTATTCCAGATAATACTCTATCAGGAGATAGATGA
- a CDS encoding S8 family serine peptidase, whose protein sequence is MSFKGDLMKTVLLVFFLTLFSLTISWAYEVQFGERPEIDLTRVSDDAFHQTHILIQFSSDLTGHLDNNPVRYDRDGYAIFDLPEIDELNRYFSVKEVKPLFDSPALDNEYKDRHRAWGFHLWYELYFSEKQDIREAVAAYKELEFIEVAEPEYKKVRYFAEDRDDPTYRWTPNDPYFSTQWHYHNTGQQSGTPGADIKLVTAWDIEKGHTAVIVAIIDGGIQTNHPDIAANMWSGIGYNFVDNNTTITADDHGTHVAGTVSAVNNNGVGVAGVAGGSGSGNGVRLMTCQVFRGISQGGFSTAPVWAADNGAAISQNSWGYQNSGVYNTPDLNAIDYFNANGGGTVLNGGITIFAAGNDDDNGAWYPGYYSGAFSVAATTNTDTKAYYSNYGTWIDVSAPGGEVISVAARGVRSTIAGSSYAYYQGTSMACPHVSGVAALVVSYAHRNGFTLNNSNIKNILRDSTDNHYGVNPGYTGQLGTGRLNAHAALVETMTYIGLGVPNPQSFTATSAGLHQINLNWVKNTDNNNVMVAWSATGTFGTPVDGTVYSAGTNIPGGGTVLYRGSATSYNHTGLNSWTTYYYRAFSYNSSNEYSSGLNAQATTLYEPFTLPFSENFNASTTLPDFWQIIDHQGNGQVWQFGTTSGGLSGTTGNYAYLNSDAYGSGNTQNADLVTPTLDLSNNYNVNLSFTHYFRQYQNVSTATLSYSINNGTTWTTIQSWTSTTGNPVYFSQTIPALEGQSQVKFKWNYTGTWGYYWCVDDILITGDEYVLLPTIDVTPVSFFEELNTGEFTTEQMTISNDGEADLEYSISVVETRRANTDDSFMHIDGAADQTTRGITEIHYDNGYSGNGVGAGGAAYWISAVRFTADELAAYYGDYQILGIKYHIRTSQFTNVTVKVWEGGSSGNSGTEIYSQDVTSSVVINDWSTHILTTPVSLITGNEYWIGYSINATGGSPASIDSGPLVANKGGWIYWSNSWTQITAFGFNTNWCIRGLLYDSSGSWLSVSPISGIVQPGQSEIVDVSFVSIGLPAGSVHTADIVIANNAGADVVVPATLSIFGMVLNPPSNLSAVAGDGVVNLSWDAPLVRSLLGYNVYRNGVQINPEIVIGTEYPDNTVVNGTTYSYYVTAVYTEGESEASNIVQATPLAAPINLSAVPGAGSVFLDWDAPPIRTLLSYNIYRNGSYINNVTTPETEYTDSGLGNGVTYSYYVTAVYQTHGESVPSNTVEVTTLQGTVAAPTFNPPQQAEPFYQEFTVTISSATPAATIWYKTAEGNDWTAGNSVNITQNTEIWAMATRNNWADSEISYASYELKVVTPTFDPVEQGTPFDEPIDLELITTTSGATILYRIISSDGVRREEWQEYIDPIYLFYNSYIELETKAIKAGWLESDIAYGYFAVNPGQAGIMISNLEQIYSSEPLIVSVTTNPTGLDYIVTYNGSPELPVNVGNYLVEVTIDDPYYEGTEQALLQIFPFDITVTANPQSKTYGEADPLFTYSVDPVLFAGDGFTGTLTRQLGENVGQYEILQGTLTAGDNYRITYNSDYLTISPATAAIEIYDLSQVYGSVDDVTVVTTPLGLNYTVTYDGSPTLPVNVGTYEVEVVINELNYVGSETAWLVIDPLAITVTADPQTKIYGEADPVLTYGVNPALIVGDSFTGSLTRQLGEDVGQYEILLGTLTAGDNYTISYVSDYLTISPATATIEIYDLSQIYGSVGDVTVVTTPLGLNYTVTYDGSPTLPVNVGTYEVEVVINELNYVGSETAWLVIDPLAITVTADPQTKIYGEADPEFTYQYSPLLVEGDTIVGELSRAIGEDVGQYEILQGTLTAGANYTIIYQSDYLTISPMAITVTADPQSKVYGEEDPPLTYTVEPELIAGDQFSGSLVREVGEEVGEYQILQGTLSAGDNYSINYIPNVFEILSMVDLSAPVVTISIESNTVILSWEHITGANSYKIYSTGDPYVPEEEWDLAGTTANNEFTEPLTTRKFYRVIASTEMPE, encoded by the coding sequence ATGAGTTTTAAAGGAGATCTTATGAAAACCGTACTGTTAGTTTTTTTCTTAACCCTATTTTCGCTGACAATAAGCTGGGCTTATGAAGTTCAGTTTGGCGAGAGACCGGAAATAGATTTAACAAGAGTTTCCGATGATGCATTTCATCAAACCCATATCCTTATCCAATTCAGTTCGGATCTGACGGGTCATCTTGATAATAATCCGGTTAGATATGACAGGGATGGGTATGCCATATTTGACTTACCAGAAATTGACGAACTAAATCGTTATTTCAGTGTTAAAGAGGTAAAACCTCTTTTTGACAGCCCTGCCTTAGATAATGAATACAAAGACCGTCACCGTGCCTGGGGCTTTCATCTCTGGTATGAGCTTTATTTTTCGGAGAAGCAGGACATAAGGGAAGCTGTTGCTGCCTATAAAGAATTGGAATTTATTGAAGTAGCTGAACCTGAATATAAGAAAGTAAGATATTTCGCTGAGGACAGAGATGATCCGACTTACCGTTGGACTCCCAATGACCCATATTTCTCTACCCAGTGGCATTACCATAATACAGGGCAGCAGAGTGGCACTCCCGGAGCCGATATCAAACTCGTGACAGCTTGGGATATTGAAAAGGGACATACTGCTGTTATTGTTGCCATCATTGACGGTGGTATTCAAACTAATCATCCCGATATTGCAGCTAATATGTGGAGTGGCATCGGATATAATTTTGTCGATAATAATACAACCATCACAGCTGATGATCATGGAACTCACGTAGCAGGAACTGTATCTGCAGTTAATAATAATGGCGTAGGAGTAGCCGGAGTAGCTGGTGGTTCAGGTTCTGGAAATGGGGTGCGTTTGATGACCTGTCAGGTTTTCAGGGGTATATCCCAGGGTGGTTTCAGTACAGCTCCTGTATGGGCAGCTGATAATGGTGCTGCCATTTCCCAGAACAGTTGGGGATATCAAAATTCAGGAGTTTATAATACACCTGATCTGAATGCTATTGATTATTTCAATGCTAATGGTGGTGGAACTGTTTTAAACGGCGGAATTACTATCTTTGCAGCCGGTAATGATGATGACAACGGTGCTTGGTATCCCGGTTACTATAGCGGAGCATTTTCCGTTGCTGCTACGACCAATACAGATACAAAAGCATATTATTCCAACTATGGAACCTGGATAGATGTGTCAGCACCCGGTGGTGAAGTAATCAGTGTTGCAGCCCGAGGTGTAAGAAGCACAATAGCAGGGAGCAGTTATGCTTATTATCAGGGAACATCGATGGCTTGTCCGCATGTATCAGGAGTTGCAGCACTCGTGGTTTCCTATGCTCATCGGAACGGATTTACTCTCAATAATTCTAATATCAAAAATATTTTACGTGATTCTACCGATAATCATTATGGGGTCAATCCCGGATATACTGGTCAGTTAGGAACCGGACGGCTCAATGCTCATGCTGCTTTAGTCGAAACAATGACTTATATTGGTTTAGGAGTTCCTAATCCCCAGAGTTTTACAGCTACATCAGCCGGTTTACATCAAATAAACCTTAACTGGGTCAAGAACACTGATAACAATAATGTTATGGTTGCTTGGTCTGCAACAGGAACTTTTGGTACTCCTGTTGATGGAACTGTATATTCTGCAGGAACAAATATTCCCGGTGGCGGAACGGTTTTATACAGAGGCAGTGCTACCTCCTACAATCATACTGGACTGAATTCGTGGACTACATATTACTACAGGGCTTTTTCTTATAATTCTTCTAATGAGTACTCTTCCGGACTGAATGCCCAGGCAACAACTCTTTATGAACCATTCACGCTACCCTTTTCCGAGAATTTTAATGCCTCAACTACACTACCCGATTTTTGGCAGATCATAGATCATCAGGGTAACGGTCAGGTCTGGCAATTTGGTACAACTTCCGGTGGTTTGAGCGGTACTACAGGGAACTATGCTTATCTGAACAGTGATGCTTATGGCTCAGGCAATACCCAGAATGCCGACTTGGTTACTCCAACACTAGATTTGAGTAACAATTATAATGTTAATCTTTCCTTTACCCATTATTTCAGGCAGTATCAAAATGTTTCTACAGCAACTTTATCTTATAGTATCAATAATGGAACAACTTGGACAACTATTCAATCCTGGACATCAACTACAGGCAATCCAGTATATTTTAGCCAAACCATTCCTGCCTTGGAGGGACAATCACAGGTTAAATTCAAATGGAATTACACAGGTACTTGGGGTTATTATTGGTGTGTAGATGATATCCTTATCACCGGTGATGAATATGTTTTATTACCAACTATAGATGTTACTCCGGTAAGTTTTTTCGAAGAATTGAATACCGGCGAATTCACTACAGAGCAAATGACGATCAGTAATGATGGAGAAGCTGATCTTGAATATAGTATCAGTGTTGTGGAAACACGAAGAGCTAATACTGATGACAGCTTTATGCATATCGATGGTGCTGCTGATCAAACAACACGAGGAATTACAGAGATCCATTATGATAACGGTTATTCAGGTAACGGAGTCGGTGCCGGAGGAGCAGCTTATTGGATCTCAGCTGTCCGTTTTACTGCTGATGAATTAGCTGCCTATTATGGAGACTATCAAATTTTGGGCATTAAGTATCATATCCGAACTTCTCAATTCACTAATGTGACAGTTAAGGTTTGGGAAGGTGGCAGTTCCGGTAATTCCGGAACTGAGATATATTCACAAGACGTAACATCGTCTGTAGTAATAAACGACTGGTCAACTCATATCCTGACAACACCGGTCTCATTGATTACCGGTAACGAATATTGGATAGGATATTCCATAAATGCAACAGGAGGCAGCCCGGCTAGTATTGACAGTGGTCCTTTAGTAGCAAACAAAGGGGGGTGGATCTATTGGAGTAATTCATGGACGCAGATCACTGCCTTTGGTTTCAATACAAATTGGTGTATTCGCGGCTTGCTTTATGACTCTTCAGGTTCTTGGCTGTCGGTATCTCCGATAAGTGGAATAGTACAACCGGGTCAGAGTGAGATAGTTGATGTCTCTTTTGTTTCTATAGGACTACCAGCCGGATCAGTGCACACAGCAGATATTGTCATTGCTAACAATGCCGGTGCTGATGTTGTTGTTCCAGCCACTCTTAGTATTTTTGGTATGGTACTGAACCCACCATCAAATCTGTCAGCAGTAGCCGGAGATGGTGTTGTGAATTTAAGCTGGGATGCACCGTTAGTAAGATCATTACTTGGATATAATGTCTATCGCAATGGTGTGCAAATAAATCCTGAAATAGTCATCGGCACTGAGTATCCTGATAATACAGTTGTGAATGGAACGACCTATTCGTATTATGTGACGGCAGTTTATACAGAAGGCGAGTCTGAAGCATCAAACATAGTACAGGCAACTCCTCTGGCAGCACCGATAAATCTATCTGCAGTACCGGGAGCTGGATCTGTCTTCCTGGATTGGGATGCACCTCCAATAAGAACATTGTTATCATACAATATTTATCGCAACGGATCATATATAAATAATGTCACAACTCCAGAGACGGAGTACACTGATAGCGGATTAGGGAATGGTGTCACTTACAGTTATTATGTAACCGCTGTTTATCAAACTCATGGCGAATCAGTTCCGTCCAATACTGTAGAAGTTACTACACTCCAAGGAACAGTAGCAGCACCGACATTTAATCCACCTCAACAAGCTGAACCGTTCTATCAGGAGTTTACCGTAACTATTTCATCAGCAACTCCGGCAGCTACTATCTGGTATAAAACGGCAGAGGGTAATGACTGGACTGCTGGGAACTCTGTTAATATAACTCAAAACACTGAGATCTGGGCAATGGCAACGAGAAATAACTGGGCAGATTCAGAAATAAGTTATGCCAGTTATGAGCTGAAAGTAGTTACTCCGACCTTTGATCCGGTAGAACAAGGTACACCATTTGATGAGCCGATCGATCTGGAACTGATAACTACTACTTCAGGAGCAACAATACTTTATAGAATTATTAGTTCTGATGGGGTCAGAAGAGAAGAATGGCAGGAATATATCGATCCGATCTACCTGTTCTATAATTCATATATTGAATTGGAGACCAAAGCTATAAAAGCTGGTTGGTTAGAGAGTGATATAGCTTATGGTTACTTTGCAGTCAATCCGGGTCAGGCAGGTATTATGATCAGTAATCTGGAGCAAATATACTCAAGTGAACCTTTAATTGTCTCAGTAACTACAAATCCAACGGGACTTGATTATATTGTGACATATAATGGTTCACCTGAACTACCTGTTAATGTCGGAAACTATTTAGTAGAGGTTACAATTGACGATCCATATTATGAAGGAACCGAACAAGCACTACTCCAGATCTTCCCGTTCGATATTACTGTCACAGCCAATCCGCAAAGTAAAACTTATGGAGAAGCGGATCCCCTCTTCACCTATAGTGTTGATCCGGTACTCTTTGCCGGAGATGGATTTACCGGCACTCTGACCAGACAGCTTGGAGAAAATGTAGGTCAGTATGAGATATTGCAGGGCACTCTCACTGCCGGGGATAATTATAGAATAACTTACAACTCAGATTATCTGACTATATCACCGGCTACCGCTGCTATCGAGATCTATGATCTCAGTCAGGTCTATGGTTCTGTAGATGATGTGACAGTAGTCACAACACCATTGGGACTAAATTATACTGTCACTTATGACGGCTCTCCTACCCTTCCTGTTAATGTTGGAACTTATGAGGTCGAGGTGGTCATCAATGAATTGAACTATGTAGGATCAGAAACAGCTTGGTTAGTTATAGATCCTTTAGCAATAACCGTAACAGCCGACCCTCAAACCAAGATATATGGAGAAGCTGATCCGGTATTAACCTATGGAGTTAATCCGGCACTAATTGTTGGTGATAGCTTTACCGGTTCTTTAACCCGACAATTAGGTGAAGATGTTGGTCAATATGAGATTCTGTTGGGTACTCTGACTGCCGGAGATAATTACACTATATCTTATGTCTCCGATTATCTGACCATATCACCGGCAACTGCCACAATCGAGATCTATGATCTCAGTCAGATCTATGGTTCGGTAGGAGATGTAACAGTTGTTACAACACCATTGGGACTAAATTATACTGTCACTTATGATGGATCACCTACCCTTCCTGTTAATGTTGGAACTTATGAGGTCGAGGTGGTCATTAATGAATTGAACTATGTAGGATCAGAAACAGCTTGGTTAGTTATAGATCCTTTAGCAATAACCGTAACAGCCGATCCTCAAACCAAAATATATGGAGAAGCTGATCCGGAGTTTACTTATCAATATAGTCCATTATTAGTTGAAGGAGATACCATTGTTGGTGAATTATCGAGAGCGATCGGTGAAGATGTCGGTCAGTATGAGATCCTGCAAGGAACTCTGACGGCAGGAGCAAACTATACAATTATCTATCAATCAGACTATCTGACAATTTCACCAATGGCAATAACGGTAACAGCCGATCCTCAGAGCAAGGTTTATGGCGAAGAAGATCCTCCACTTACTTATACTGTAGAACCTGAATTAATTGCTGGAGATCAGTTCAGTGGTAGTCTTGTAAGAGAAGTCGGCGAAGAGGTCGGTGAATATCAAATTCTCCAGGGAACTTTATCAGCCGGAGATAATTACTCGATAAACTATATACCAAATGTATTCGAAATTTTATCTATGGTCGATCTGTCAGCTCCCGTAGTAACTATCTCAATAGAAAGCAATACAGTGATTCTGAGTTGGGAACATATTACCGGAGCGAATTCTTACAAGATATATTCAACAGGAGATCCCTATGTTCCAGAGGAAGAATGGGATTTAGCAGGTACTACTGCCAATAATGAGTTTACAGAACCCCTCACTACAAGGAAATTCTATCGAGTTATAGCATCGACAGAGATGCCGGAATAG